A region of the Gadus morhua chromosome 1, gadMor3.0, whole genome shotgun sequence genome:
gtaaggtgaccttgggtgtcttgaaaggcgcctctaaattaaatgtattattattattattattacatatctCTTCAAGTGTCTGTGATATTGTGTCATGTATCAGACACATTGATCAATCAAAGTGTGCCATACATATCAGAGCAGCTACAAACAAAAGTATACTTGATGCACCAACAGTTCATGAAAACCACTGGAGAGTATGCAGAGTAGCTGCCGGGATCAGGTTGAGTAGTAGTGCAGATAGGTTACCAGAACAAGATATTGACTGGAAGTGCTAGAACACAAGTATCCCTTTGTCTCATTTATTACAGTGCCATTCATTCCTTTACTGTTCTGACGCCTCAACTGAAACCAACAAAAGAAGATCAGAGGTCGATGTCATCCTCAGACTACAATATACTGCTTCATTGTgaatctgtctttctgtgtatgtgtgcctgcatTGTATGTacgtctgcttgtctgtctgtctctctgtctgtctgtactgtatgtgtacatttgtctgtctgtgtgtgtatgaactgtatgtgtgtgtctgtctgtgtgtgtatgaacttgtgtgtatgcgtgtctgtgtctgtcggtgtgtgtctgtaatgtaTGTCTGCATTTATCTGTGTCTGTGGGCATTAATGTTCTTACGTACTGTtggtgtgcgagtgtgtctgGGCTACCTGCTGAGCTGGTGTCTGGTCCCCAGATGGGGGTCGCTTCCCTGTTCCTGATACATCTCCCTACTCAGTTTTCTGATGAGGACTTGTTGCCGTTCATTATGCAATCTGCGCTCCTCAATCATTCGTCTAGTGCCCCGTGGCATAAAGCAATTCATCCtcggtctctccgtctctccagtCCCGGTGACTGTAGGTGACTCTCTCGCTAGGCCGTCTCCCCGCTGTGTGCGAGTGTCACAAAGCAACATCCACATTCATGTTTCAGGAGTACGAAAACATAGTGTTCTCAACCACAACAAAACGTTGACTCCGCCTCCGGAGCCATCCCTACTATGATACGCCGCTTGAACAAGGACATCTGTCAGCGCAGCgcggttgccatgggaacggGGCCACAGCTACCGGTTGCCTCTTAGGATGTAGGCAGTAGGTAGCGACCTAGCAGGCCGTTATTAATACGAGAAGGCACCGTGCTGTTTGACCTGCGCTGATAAGCACTTTGTCAGCGCAACGTGCTAGCTGAGCCGTACTGTAAactgcccttttttttttctattttacttCAACAGTTCCATGGTTTTGCCATGTCAAGTAACATGCCACATATGAAGAAATTGTCATTTGTATGCCTGTGAATTAGTATTTTCTTAGCTATAAAAACATACCTATAAAACAAAGAGGTATTGTCCAGGTTAGGCTCAGATGGTGAAACGCCATAAACTGAACTGAGAGAAGTTTTAGGTATCGGAAACCGAAGTATTCTGGCATTCACTGAATTCTCACCCCGTTAACCTGAAAACAAGCTCCTTGAAACTTAGCTCAACAAACAGGTTTCTGCTTTGAGAATGGAATGTGTCATCATGTCAAAATATGCGGTCATAATCATATAGTACTTTTCAAAGTccagaaaatgtatttattacaaGATTATAaccttaaaaaaaggaaaattgaaTTGGGTATTTTGAATTGATCCAGCTAATACATCTTACAACTTTTACATGAAGGTAtattaacaaaataataaatacaataaaaactaaactaCTTCAACCTTTTTAACCCCCTAATAATTTGTAATATTCCAAATCATTATAAAATTAGATTATCTtcctatatatattttaatctgcataaacacacaacaatAAAGACTACCACTGGTACCTGTGAGGAAAATAGCCAGGGAAAAGATGGGACGATTTGAACAACCTCATAATAGTCCATCTTGTCGGAAGAGCAGTAGAAATTCTGGTCCCCAAGGTGAACATGTTGACGGCAGGAGCCGTTGGTGTGAATAAAACTGCTTTATGGTCGATTAGACCCATACCAGGGATGGAAAAACCACATGTCACCAGGTGCGAAAGGTATGACTAAGACTACAACCCCAGCAACCAAGACAGGCCGTCGCCTTACGCCATTGTTTCAGCTATCTATCAATAGCAGCTTTATCTTAATGTAATGTGTTTTTGACAGGTACTGTagaacatttacatttgtgttttctaCTAGCATGTACTCACACACAGTTACTTGATGGATGATAAACACTAGGCTTGTACAGTGTCATTTCAGGTTATGGTGGTTTCTTGTTGGCAATGGGCCAATGGGTATTGTAATGTTGAATGGTTAAAGTGGGGGATGGCCACATAAATACTTTTAAAAGGCTTCAAATCGCTCTCATATCAGGCTTGGAACTCCTGAACTGTGGCCTGTGCTTTAGAGATAGGACTTCTACTGCAGACTGAAGTTATGGATCGCATTGTTAAGTATTTTGTGTTTCTCTCCCAGACTATTGAGTAAAAGGTCTTTCCTCATGCCTCAGTAAAATAATCGGTCGCGTCTACTGCAGCGGGCGCTCCACCGAAAATCATGTTTAATTTCTGTTTACTTGTAAAGTAAACTAAAGTATTGCTGAATCAATAGATTTGTGCCTCAGCTAAGGCTCTGCACTGACGTCCACATGTTTTATATAGATGACTGTGTCCGGCTCCCAGACATAATCAGGATGTGGTGAGCTGCTAGAGGTGTATATTCTCCAGCCTATGTTTCTAGGGGCATGACGTCATCACGAATAGCTCCTCCCCCTAGCAGCAGACCCCGACCAGGCCGCGTGTTACTGGACGATACGCTATCGGCGTTTTTCATTTcccaataaaaagaaaaatatgaaaaagtGAAACACCTGATCGACTTTGGTTGACCACATGGTCGAAAGATGTTTTCCTCTGTCTTGAATAGCAATAATAGTACTGTCATGGCATTGTCATTCCATACCGTTATTCCAGTCGGTACAGTTTCTTCAGGTGTATAGAGTAGCCtactttatatttataaaatcttACTGCAACGGAGACCCTTGCCTTGGCATGACCATGATATTTGTCTATAGCCTAGTTGAATCCTGCTCTACCGGCGAAGCATCGTGATGAGAGTATAACATTCGAGAGGCCACATCCgttttatgaatgaatgaatcctaCTTCTGCCATTCGCCCCAGGTCGTATTAACGCATAGCCTCAAAGCACTTGATGTGCATAGATGACGTTCATAACCAGATTATCTGGTATTCAGAGCAGGCGTGGCGATGCCTCGGTACCTGGAATGTAGGCTACAACCTACAAGATCTCCCCGGGGATTATGTTATCATAAACCAGTCGGATGACGGCGTTGTTCCCCCGGCTATTCGATTCTTAAAACAACCGGGTTACACGGGAGTTTTAAATAGAAATATGCATACagcctacctgcataactgaAGAGAAGACACGGTAAACGCGCACTTGTGTTCGGACATTGTGGCGGTATCTCCTGGCTTGGATGGTTGAGTCTGGGCGCCCAGTTTGCAGTGTAGACAGATGGTACTACAGACCCCAGCTTCGATATGCCGTCTAATAGTAGGATGGCTCTGCACCTCAGGTGTCCTTGGAAAAAACGATGAACAGCCTTCAAATTGGACGGTGTAAATTATTAATTAGAAACAGTAGGACCGGTGTTCTCGCAGAGTCATCGCGTGGGTTGATGGGACGGTTTAATGTGCCGATCTGCCTATTTCCTGTTCCACTCAACCGGTAGTTTAAAGCTTTCGACGTTACATTTCCCATAGATGGTATTAGTTGTCATTCCTCTTCTTGGCTTACGAATTGAGGGCGGCGGGAAAAGAAAAACGTCAGCAACCCCTAGCAGAGAAAACAATTACAATTCTCATTGCGTGGATATCATGTTGTCATGCTAGGAAATGTATGCTAATGTATATTCGTACAGTGACAGCAAGGCCTATATAGCATAGGTTGTTGTTGGTTTTGTTATCTATATTAATACATTTGTACGTGGCTTACGTATTCAAAATATTTTCCACAAGGTTCAGATCAACGCAAAGGGATTTCCGTACTTCTTTAAATCCGTCGATGCGAGGCGTGGCCAGTAGAGGGCAGCAGAGACTGTCTGTTTGTGAAGGCGTCTGTTCGACCAATAACTCCATCAGAGTAACGGCCTAAAGCGTGCGACAGGTGCGTCACACAAGTCCCTTTTTCCTCAATAAGGATGACCATATAAGGTAATAGTGTTGGTCCATCTCAAACACGTATGCTTGCGAATGAATGCCCCAAAGACACAGAATGAAAAGCAAGGATTTACTACGAAAACGTTTTATTGAAGTAAAATGACATATATACAATGTTTGCAATAAATCGCAAAGACACATCTCAACAGAGACTCAATTATAGGCCTAACTAAAGGAAATGAATTGCCTACAGGGTTTGCCATGAATCGCAAAAACCAACATCTCAAACGAGATATAATAACAATGGGCCTATATTTAATGGGGTTTGCAATGAATCGCAAAGCACACTCATCTCAAACGAGATAAAGTAACAATAtatgaacatatatatatatatatatatatatatatatatatatatatatatatatatatatatatatatatatatatatatatatatatatatatatatatacaaggtCTGCAATGAATCGCAAAACTCACATCTCAAACGAGATATActaataatataacatatacACAGGGTTTGCAGTGAATTGCAAAACACGCACCAATCTCAAACGAGAGATTTAATAACTATACATTGTTTGCAATAAATCGCAAAAACACTCATCTCAAACGAGATATAATaaccatatatattatatatacaggaTTTGCAATGAATTGCAAAACACACTAATCTCAAACGAGATACTTAATAACAACATAAAATGTTTGCAATAAATCGCAAAAACACTCATCTCAAACGAGATATAATAACcatatattatgaatatacagGGTTTGCAATACATTGCAAAAACAGAATCATCTCAAACGAGATATAATAATAAAGCATACGTACAATGTTTGCAATTAATAGCAAAGATAAACACTCATCTCAATTGAGATACTTAATCATAACAATTAATATGTTTACCAATAATTCGCAGGGACGCAGCTTATTGTCAATGAGCTGGACATCCCATAATGCAAATCCATACATAGGATGACCCTCGGGGTCTTACGGGGCGTTTTCCATAGCCCTCATTCATTTTAGTCATTAACGAAGACTAAATACAGAACAGAATAATACATACATGCAGATTTCGAAATAATACGACTGTCTAAACGTGTCAACATGCCGGACAACAGACTCGTGCGCAAAGCCTAAGTATACGATACTCAACTTGGATGTTCACGATGAAATTTCACCGTTTCATCAGATAAAATATACAATATTTTTTCATATTTACAGGGGCTCCATCTCAAAACGGAGTCTACATATCATACAGTTTCAGAACAAAATAAGGTTGAAGTTGCTTCTAGTCTACCAGGGCCTCCACATGTCGGGGCTGGCTGCTTGTGGGGCCGGCTGGGCGCGGTGGTTGAGGTTCGGGGACTGGAGCCCCGCGCGGGGGCCCAAGCTGGATTTGAGGTTCATGAGTCTCTGCTGGATCTGGGGGAGAGCCATGGAGCTCTGGGAACAGCAGTTGCTGCAGGTCGGGGTGATGGGGGCAGAGGAGGACTGCTGGATGAACTGGTTAACGCGCTGGCACGCGCCTTGGTCCATGCTGGTTTGGGGCAGCAGAGCGGACACGCGGTCCAGGCACGCTTTATAGCCTTCTTTGTAGCTGTCAGAGGTACCTGGAGAAACGTGAAAATAAACCGGTTAGAACTGTCTGATGGATGAATATATAACTTATTGTGATGTGAAGAAaagatattatttaaaaaaaaaaaactgttcgCTTAAACATACTTTTTTTGCCGCTCATTGGGATCTCTCCGAGGAACCGAACAGTCATCTCGAGGATGTCTGCCTTCTCGAGCTTTGAGTAGCGGGACTTCTGTTAGGAAAGAGGCGAATCAATGTTAGATAACTATCTTTTATTAAACAGCAGTATCGGTGAACAAGTAGGCTATTGCATCGAATGCATCAGATGAAAGAAGGAGTGTCGCTTACATCTTTGCCCGTAAGGGGGATGATAAGGCTCTTCAAGTGATCCAGGCTGTCGTTGATGCGAGCGCGCCGGCGTTTCTCCATCAACGGTTTCATGGTCTGAGGAAAAGTAAAAATGATTACAATCACAGGATAACCAACGCAACACAAATACATGTTATGATGTGGACTATCTCCCATCTCCGTGTCAAACGTTGTTCCTTCTCTTACCTTTCTGAGCTCCAGCGCTTCCTTTCTCTTAGCCACGGTCAGCCGTGGAGAGAACGAGTGGCTGTTTACGCAGGTCATGTTTGGAGACATTGTGCTCTGGTTCTTTGTCTTAGGtggagggtgtatgtgtgtggagagaggacGTTGTAGTAgaagtgtgtctctctccatcacgGCGCGCGGTATTTATTCAGGTCCGTGGCGTCGGTGTCGTGCGTCACGGCTACGCCCCCAAGCCGAATCAAAGTGTTCTGAAACCCAGACCTGTCGATGGAAAACAACAGGAAAGCATCACATTTAGTGAGACTACCATCTGTGCTCATGTTTTATACAAGCGTGACAGCTACAGTGCGTTTGTAAGGTATGATCCATGCCCACGGCGTCTATGGTCTTCGTTAAGTTGCCCcagacgtgtgtgtgagagcgtgtgtgtgcgtaaagaCGCGTTCCAAAGCCAATTACGCTTGATTAGAATGCTAGCCTTAAACACATATTCTTTATCAGAGTGACTGCTAAATATCCACttctttgtattgtattgtttatgattatttggttaaaaaaataCCCATTGAGATACATTTAGGAGGTATGTAGTTAACCTTATGCATATCCTCGTTATAAATGCAAACATGAAATGTTttcaataaacacaaaatgGTTTTATGTTTATGCATCTAAAATATTCCActttttaaaaacacaattaCATTTTTTCAATACCCAACGGTCAATTGTTGCCACCCATTAAGGTTAAACGTTATGTTATATGTTTTATGTAcatgaatgaatgtgtttggGTATGTTTACGATGTAAACACACATACCAAACATAACGAACactacaataatatatatatggctTTAAGAAAAGTAGGCTGCAATACATCCAACGCTGGCATAGGGGTCGGGCTTGGGTTTATGGAAAAGTCCAGACCACGAAATCTAGCCAATTGCAGTCACATGGATACCCAAGCCACGCTACTTTCAAATAACATCTGCTCATAGCTTCTGAAAACAATAGTTTTGCATATTGGGCGTTTTTTAAGGACCTACTGGATGTACCAAGTCTGCCTGAACGGTCTT
Encoded here:
- the LOC115548041 gene encoding transcription factor HES-2, with the protein product MSPNMTCVNSHSFSPRLTVAKRKEALELRKTMKPLMEKRRRARINDSLDHLKSLIIPLTGKDKSRYSKLEKADILEMTVRFLGEIPMSGKKSTSDSYKEGYKACLDRVSALLPQTSMDQGACQRVNQFIQQSSSAPITPTCSNCCSQSSMALPQIQQRLMNLKSSLGPRAGLQSPNLNHRAQPAPQAASPDMWRPW